The following proteins are encoded in a genomic region of Fusarium oxysporum f. sp. lycopersici 4287 chromosome 1, whole genome shotgun sequence:
- a CDS encoding hypothetical protein (At least one base has a quality score < 10) translates to MTPAPTGPGSPLIAGAAMSGGDFNDFSDEELGASNLFDFSNSPDTLQSFESLGGNDAKTFLTPQELTGAPLPDSPNGSYQDSSSETASSKRTATPTSKAAMHPAEAMLEEDEMKVEWGNSFFNDDDHFVFGQNHDDASMEMYPFGEPGESILEHPYDMDTASSSPEGLNTEQPALTSQMPTVSSKAPIKDATPKRKKAQGHQKASSVCSSHNFFNQTSPLLTNLKQYSVSSAMNGLKTSASREVSPMSNMVLSHGSSPAPLFNSPSPNTQIDFSRVVNGGVGAQHVWPNKIDVAAQPVPDSLPMHFSGQMNQPMPMPQQMPMPTQFNFNGRCQLRIMPTPLKSRVETQIPIKMTLWPLPPGVTKLHLPPHTISKPKLLSKPTPEKSPDMLELHVSLVCTSAMDEPGVKEAALKRAASHPQGYLPPLPDNNSSQPKGGDVRICQGCITRERKRAARKKIKKPEEEKVWLEDEERRVIVFNTQEVKDWQPPSGVMESTVPEGTMQVDAAMRIACYCRHHGEKMGFNVIFTIKDFQDRVVAQAMSNPIMITDDHKTHPIAQVAAQQPAIPEPPMPSLPQASIENNVLLPPTTNGSFRMSPSNGDLSNMHRSSQASYQSKASSTGNLGRTLSRPASPTLGGPMAKKRKSSASRVPNGLTMTRLDTSPSPGADVNQLSNATSPFTPNLAAFSQADPMFGQQAMAFTTGPPTPSNELPGFYANHRSASMDNMAMAQLYSAPASGHPSRAPSPNGLRNSIVGNPQNQFAQALASTFSVPTGMTPLRAPPVIHKIIPNEGPTVGGIEVTVLGAAFFQGLEIWFGNHKATTTTFWGESSVVCLLPPAPGPGPVPVTFKNQNPQAGQAFLNTAKQPPTFNYLDDGEDKLIRAALSVLGHKMSGQMIDAMDVARRILDNGNGSHWSGGSDGAQGGSSSGGAMFSHAPYAHLESQLLKCLDLIDLDDSMHRTRLDLKRPTGHTMLHLSCSLGYHRLVAALLARGANPDARDRGGFTPLHIASIHNHPEIVRRLMLNGADPTIRSVSGLSASDIAQSRAVIHAIRRSQRHARSRSSGGSGSLHSRASSATSLRSLWEPMTKFHSHEEPISPDSSEESPEYTSGDFEDEDPDEDSYLSMRRPSGFRQDRERPNLRRQQTSEMEEELAPPATTMAALKEQFQQQVHQFQQFQQSIAMQFQNFPHFPQMPQMPALPNMPGYQAPFMRRVQQLMPGMAGPRADGEQPQRWWDSSSKAAAPAPPAYEEIFPQESLDQKHESAARAAVEAEADQKCAALFDQTTSTETESAEITEVTEVAEIKTEEPGVLKIGRKNAITKEQQEQFRRAHEVKMKRISSDHNLFFIWIPLLLVMICGMLYSYFPWLFAFAWAFVRSLYQNGLTKTQQLLQQNLPERVLEGVEV, encoded by the exons ATGACGCCCGCTCCTACCGGCCCAGGTAGCCCTCTGATCGCAGGAGCTGCTATGTCGGGCGGCGATTTCAACGATTTTTCCGATGAAGAGCTTGGCGCTTCAAACCTCTTCGACTTTTCTAATAGCCCAGATACCCTCCAGTCATTCGAGTCGCTCGGCGGAAACGACGCGAAAACGTTTCTCACACCCCAAGAATTAACAGGGGCACCTCTTCCTGATTCTCCGAACGGTTCCTACCAAGACTCATCATCTGAAACGGCCTCCTCTAAACGCACTGCAACCCCAACCTCCAAGGCCGCCATGCACCCCGCTGAAGCGATGTTGGAGGAAGACGAAATGAAGGTGGAATGGGGAAACAGCTTTTTTAACGACGACGATCACTTTGTTTTTGGTCAAAATCACGACGATGCGTCAATGGAAATGTACCCTTTTGGCGAACCTGGAGAATCCATCCTCGAGCACCCCTACGATATGGACACCGCTTCTAGTAGCCCAGAAGGCTTAAATACAGAACAACCGGCTCTCACATCTCAGATGCCCACAGTCAGCTCGAAAGCTCCTATCAAAGATGCAACACCtaagaggaagaaagcaCAGGGTCACCAGAAAGCCTCTTCAGTATGTTCATCGCACAATTTTTTCAACCAGACGAGCCCTTTGTTAACGAACTTGAAGCAATACTCGGTATCTTCAGCAATGAATGGATTAAAAACATCAGCATCACGAGAAGTTTCGCCAATGTCCAACATGGTGCTGAGCCATGGCAGTTCTCCAGCGCCTCTCTTCAATTCTCCCTCGCCCAATACTCAAATAGATTTCTCTAGAGTTGTGAATGGAGGAGTGGGAGCACAGCATGTGTGGCCAAACAAAATCGACGTGGCAGCGCAACCAGTACCCGACAGCTTGCCTATGCATTTTAGCGGTCAGATGAATCAGCCTATGCCTATGCCGCAGCAGATGCCAATGCCCACACAATTCAACTTCAATGGACGATGCCAATTAAGAATCATGCCTACGCCTCTCAAGTCGAGGGTCGAGACCCAGATCCCTATCAAAATGACCCTGTGGCCATTGCCGCCTGGGGTCACCAAACTGCATCTGCCACCCCACACCATCTCAAAGCCTAAGCTGTTGTCGAAGCCAACGCCTGAGAAGTCTCCAGATATGCTTGAGCTGCATGTCTCATTAGTTTGCACGAGTGCAATGGATGAGCCTGGTGTCAAAGAAGCCGCGCTCAAACGGGCGGCATCACACCCCCAGGGCTATCTTCCGCCTCTGCCAGATAACAACAGTTCTCAACCAAAAGGCGGCGATGTACGTATTTGCCAAGGTTGCATAACGAGAGAGCGAAAGCGCGCGGCTCGGaaaaagatcaagaagccagaggaagagaaggtcTGGCTGGAAGACGAAGAGCGCCGTGTCATTGTCTTCAACACGCAAGAAGTCAAGGACTGGCAACCTCCCAGCGGCGTCATGGAGTCAACTGTTCCTGAGGGTACCATGCAGGTTGATGCTGCGATGCGCATTGCTTGCTATTGTCGACACCATGGCGAAAAGATGGGATTCAATGTTATCTTCACCATTAAAGATTTCCAAGACAGAGTCGTCGCCCAGGCCATGTCAAACCCAATTATGATCACTGACGACCACAAGACTCACCCAATTGCTCAGGTTGCGGCACAGCAGCCAGCTATTCCAGAACCCCCTATGCCATCCCTACCCCAAGCAAGTATTGAGAACAACGTTCTTCTACCACCTACCACCAATGGATCCTTCCGCATGTCGCCGTCTAACGGCGATTTATCGAATATGCATAGAAGCAGCCAGGCGTCATACCAATCTAAAGCATCGTCAACTGGTAATCTTGGTAGGACACTCTCACGCCCAGCTTCGCCAACTCTTGGTGGCCCGAtggcaaagaagagaaagtcaaGCGCTTCGAGAGTTCCTAATGGACTTACCATGACCCGCTTGGATACGTCACCCTCTCCTGGGGCGGATGTTAATCAGCTATCTAATGCTACATCCCCTTTTACACCTAACCTCGCTGCCTTCTCTCAAGCCGATCCGATGTTTGGACAGCAAGCAATGGCCTTTACCACAGGTCCTCCTACACCCAGCAACGAGCTACCAGGGTTCTACGCCAATCACCGCTCCGCGAGTATGGATAACATGGCCATGGCGCAGCTTTACTCAGCACCTGCTTCAGGACACCCGAGCCGTGCTCCCAGCCCCAATGGCCTTCGAAACAGTATCGTTGGCAACCCCCAGAACCAATTTGCCCAGGCACTCGCAAGCACCTTCAGTGTGCCTACAGGCATGACGCCACTGCGAGCACCTCCAGTCATTCACAAGATCATTCCCAACGAGGGTCCTACAGTGGGAGGTATTGAAGTGACAGTTTTAGGTGCTGCCTTTTTCCAGGGGCTTGAAATCTGGTTTGGCAACCACAAAGCCACGACTACTACGTTCTGGGGCGAATCATCAGTTGTCTGTCTACTGCCACCCGCTCCTGGCCCTGGACCTGTGCCAGTCACTTTCAAGAACCAGAACCCTCAGGCCGGCCAAGCTTTCTTAAACACAGCAAAACAGCCGCCTACTTTCAATTACTTGGACGATGGCGAGGACAAGCTGATTCGAGCTGCTCTGTCTGTACTGGGGCATAAGATGTCGGGCCAAATGATTGATGCCATGGACGTCGCCAGAAGAATTTTGGATAACGGAAATGGAAGCCACTGGTCTGGTGGTTCTGACGGTGCCCAGGGTGGTTCCTCATCAGGGGGAGCCATGTTCAGCCATGCCCCTTATGCTCATCTCGAGTCTCAGCTTCTGAAGTGCCTGGACCTCATTGACCTCGATGACAGCATGCACAGAACCCGCCTGGATCTCAAGAGACCCACCGGTCATACTATGCTTCACCTCTCTTGTTCGCTAGGCTACCATCGCTTGGTTGCAGCCTTGCTGGCCAGAGGTGCAAACCCGGATGCTAGAGATAGGGGTGGCTTCACACCTCTTCATATCGCATCGATCCACAACCACCCTGAGATCGTTAGAAGGCTCATGCTGAACGGTGCCGACCCCACCATCAGGAGCGTATCTGGACTTTCCGCCTCCGATATTGCTCAGTCGCGTGCTGTAATCCACGCTATCCGCCGTTCTCAGCGACATGCCCGATCCCGCAGCAGCGGTGGCTCCGGTTCTCTTCACAGCCGAGCCAGCAGTGCCACTTCGCTCCGATCGCTCTGGGAGCCTATGACTAAGTTTCACAGCCACGAAGAGCCAATCTCACCTGATTCTAGCGAGGAGAGTCCAGAGTACACATCGGGAGATttcgaggatgaggatcCCGATGAGGATTCCTACTTGAGCATGAGAAGACCTAGTGGCTTCAGGCAAGATCGTGAGCGACCCAATCTTCGCCGCCAGCAGACTAGTGAAATGGAGGAGGAACTTGCACCACCTGCTACAACAATGGCTGCTCTCAAGGAGCAGTTCCAGCAACAGGTCCACCAATTCCAGCAGTTCCAACAGTCGATTGCTATGCAGTTCCAGAATTTCCCACATTTCCCTCAGATGCCTCAAATGCCTGCATTGCCTAACATGCCTGGCTACCAAGCACCCTTCATGCGACGAGTCCAGCAACTGATGCCAGGTATGGCAGGTCCTCGTGCTGATGGCGAGCAGCCTCAGCGCTGGTGGGATTCGTCTTCCAAGGCAGCCGCGCCAGCACCTCCGGCTTACGAGGAGATCTTCCCCCAGGAAAGTCTCGACCAAAAGCATGAGTCAGCTGCCCGAGCTGCTgtggaggctgaggctgatcAAAAATGCGCGGCCTTGTTTGACCAGACCACATCTACTGAGACCGAGTCGGCTGAAATTACTGAAGTCACCGAAGTGGCTGAAATCAAGACTGAAGAGCCAGGAGTCCTCAAGATTGGCCGAAAGAacgccatcaccaaggagcagcaagagcaaTTCCGCCGAGCACATGaagtcaagatgaagaggattAGCAGTGACCACAATCTGTTCTTCATCTGG ATCCCCCTCCTCCTTGTAATGATTTGCGGCATGCTATACAGCTACTTCCCTTGGCTCTTCGCCTTTGCCTGGGCTTTTGTTCGCTCACTATATCAGAACGGGCTCACCAAGACACAGCAACTACTTCAACAAAACCTACCAGAGCGGGTTCTTGAAGGTGTTGAAGTTTGA